The DNA sequence ATGTCTCGCCGATGCCGGCATGGTCGAACGGATATTTGCCGTTCATGGCGGCCGGCATCAGCGGATGCACCTGCACCCAGTTGAAGAAGTTTTCGCCCTCGGCATGTCCGGCGTAGTAGTCGGCCATTGTCTCGGAGCCCCACCAGCCCTCGCCGCGCTGCTTCTCGAGGAAGCGGAAGATCGCCTGTCTGCCTGCTGTCTTGAAGGCGAGATCCGTCGGCATGCCGGCAGCGAAATTCTCGGTCTGGTGATGAATGATGGCGTGGATGTTGCGGAACCCAATGCGCAGCAGGCTGTAGAACAGCGCCTCGCCGAATGGCGCCAGTTGATTGCCGCCGACCTGGACGGAGCCGCTGCCTTCCGGCGGTGCCACCGCGTAACTCGCCGCGCCATAGTAGAAGGGCGGCAGGATGACGACATCGCTCTCTTTTTCGAACAGCTCCAGCGTCTTGATGACTGCCAGCGTATCCATGCCGACGGCCATGTGCTCGCCATGGTATTCCAGCACGCCGAGCGGCAGCGCGACCGGCCAATTCTGGGCGATTGCCTTTCGGATCTGGTGCGGCAGCATCAGTTCATAGCGCATGATCTATTCCATGTTGGTGTGGCGCGCGCGCATGGCTTCCGGCGACGCCGCGGTCATCTCCCTGAGTTTCAGCACCATGATCTCGAACAGCACGAACAACGCGCCCTCGAACACCGAGCCCATCGGCAGCACCGACGTCTTTTGCGGCCCCTGGTCGTCGGCCATGGTCTGCGCCGGGATCAGCAGCGTCAAATCGGCCAGCCCTGCGGCGCTGCCGCCTGCCTGGGCGGTCAGGAGCAGTACGGTGGCGCCTGCCTCGCGCGCGATGCGCATCAGGGTGAGTACGGTCGAGGTTTCGCCGGGTCCGGAACTGACAAGCAGGACATTGCCCTGCCCTACAGGCGGGGTGGTCATGTCGCCGACGACCGAAACCGGCAGGCCCAGATGATAGAGCCGCATGGCGAAGCCCTTCACCTGCAAGGCCTCGCGGCCGCAGCCAAAGACGACGATCTGTCTGGCACCGACCAGCATCCCACAGGCGGCGTCGATCCGATCGCCATCGACGCGCGCCAGCACCGCGCCAAGCTCGTCGAGCGCGGTCTTGAACATCTCCGAGCTGGAGTTGCTCACGGCCGCGCCGCCTGCGCGCCGGCAATCCAATTGAATTGGCAATTCCTGATCACGCTTTTCCCCGGAACAGCTTGATTTCGTTCATGCTAGCAACCGGGAAAATGCGTGTCCAACGCTCAGCGGCGCTTTTGCCAAGCCACGAGCGTGATAGTGTCATGTCAGACAAATCAATCCGGGAAATTTCAGGACATGAAGACACGGCATTTCGACCGCATCGGCAATGGCGGCATCACCTTCACGGAGCTGGGCTTTGGTACGGCGCCGCTCGGCAATCTTTACCGCGCCGTCTCCGACGAGGATGCCAATGCGACGCTGGAGGCCGCCTGGGCGACCGGCTGCCGCTATTATGACACCGCGCCCCTCTATGGGCTCGGACTGTCGGAAACGCGCCTCAACCCGTTCCTGCGGTCCAGGAAGCGCGATGACTACGTGCTGTCGAGCAAGGTCGGCCGCATCATGCGCGCCTGCCCGCCAGAAGAGCGCACCGGCATCGGCAAGTTCTTCGACACGCCGTCGCGCAAGGAGGTCTACGATTACAGCTATGACGGCGTCATGCGCTCGTTCGAGGCCTCGCTGGAGCGGCTTGGCGTCGACCGCATCGATATCCTGTTCGTGCACGATGTCGATATCTTCACCCACGGCAGCAAGGAGGCGTCCGACCGGCGCATCGAAGAGTTCATGCGCTCGGGCTATTATGGCCTGCTCGCCTTGCGCGACCAGGGCGTCATCAAGGCGTTCGGTGGCGGCATCAACGAATGGCAGGTGGCCCAGACCCTGGCCGAGCGCGGCGATTTCGACCTGTTCCTGCTTGCCGGGCGCTATACGCTGCTGGAACAGGAGGCGCTGACATCGTTCCTGCCTCTTTGCCAGAAACGCGGCATCGGCATCGTTCTCGGCGGCCCGTACAATTCCGGCATCCTGGCCACCGGACCGAAGCCCGGCGCTTACTACAATTATTCCGAGGCGCCGCAGGATGTGCTCGATCGTGTGGCGCGCATCGAGGCCGTCTGCAAGCGCCATGGGGTCAGGTTGATCGAAGCCGCCCTGCAGTTCCCGCTGTTGCACCCGTCGGTGGTTTCGGTCATCCCCGGCGGTCAGCGGCCTGAAGAGGTCGAGAGCAACCGCTCGCTCCTGGACGCGAAACTCCCTGCAGCGCTCTGGGCTGACCTCAAGAACGAAGGCCTCATGCGCGCCGACGCCCCGACAGCTTGAGGAGCTACCGTCCGGCCCAATACGCCGAAAAAGAAAAGCCGGGCAAGCCCGGCTTTTCTGGTTTTTTTCAAAAATAAAAACGCGCTTAGTTGACGGCGTCCTTGAGACCTTTGCCGGCCGAGAACTTCGGCACGGTGCGCGCCGGGATCTTCACTTCGGCGCCGGTCTGCGGGTTGCGGCCGGTGGATGCGGCGCGCTTTGACACGGTGAAATTGCCAAAGCCGACAAGCCGGACATCGCCGCCCTTCTTCAGTTCGCCGGAGATGACAGAAAACACTGCATCGACCGCAGACTGCGCGTCACCCTTCGAAATGCTCGCGGCGTCGGCGACAGCGGACACCAGTTCGTTCTTGTTCATAAAAATTCCCTTCCATGAGAACACCGGAACTCACGACTCATCCGGCAGGAAACGGACTTTAGAAAGAAGCGTTCCCGCAACCAAGTCGAAAAGGCAGGAAAAAAGCGGAAAAAGCCCGGAATTCCGGGGTTTTTCACATGAAAAAGCCGGGCGCGAGGCCCGGCTTTCTGTTTGTGCGCTGCAACCTTAGAAAAAACTAATGCGCAAGCGACTTTCCAGCGTCATCGCTGGTGTCCGTGGAAGCCGGC is a window from the Mesorhizobium australicum WSM2073 genome containing:
- a CDS encoding creatininase family protein — encoded protein: MRYELMLPHQIRKAIAQNWPVALPLGVLEYHGEHMAVGMDTLAVIKTLELFEKESDVVILPPFYYGAASYAVAPPEGSGSVQVGGNQLAPFGEALFYSLLRIGFRNIHAIIHHQTENFAAGMPTDLAFKTAGRQAIFRFLEKQRGEGWWGSETMADYYAGHAEGENFFNWVQVHPLMPAAMNGKYPFDHAGIGETSLMLALCPEAVDAAHFADNKSWYTATAAEASAALGQKGVAMIMDHLRAILKA
- a CDS encoding SIS domain-containing protein encodes the protein MFKTALDELGAVLARVDGDRIDAACGMLVGARQIVVFGCGREALQVKGFAMRLYHLGLPVSVVGDMTTPPVGQGNVLLVSSGPGETSTVLTLMRIAREAGATVLLLTAQAGGSAAGLADLTLLIPAQTMADDQGPQKTSVLPMGSVFEGALFVLFEIMVLKLREMTAASPEAMRARHTNME
- a CDS encoding aldo/keto reductase, producing MKTRHFDRIGNGGITFTELGFGTAPLGNLYRAVSDEDANATLEAAWATGCRYYDTAPLYGLGLSETRLNPFLRSRKRDDYVLSSKVGRIMRACPPEERTGIGKFFDTPSRKEVYDYSYDGVMRSFEASLERLGVDRIDILFVHDVDIFTHGSKEASDRRIEEFMRSGYYGLLALRDQGVIKAFGGGINEWQVAQTLAERGDFDLFLLAGRYTLLEQEALTSFLPLCQKRGIGIVLGGPYNSGILATGPKPGAYYNYSEAPQDVLDRVARIEAVCKRHGVRLIEAALQFPLLHPSVVSVIPGGQRPEEVESNRSLLDAKLPAALWADLKNEGLMRADAPTA
- a CDS encoding HU family DNA-binding protein; its protein translation is MNKNELVSAVADAASISKGDAQSAVDAVFSVISGELKKGGDVRLVGFGNFTVSKRAASTGRNPQTGAEVKIPARTVPKFSAGKGLKDAVN